Proteins co-encoded in one Phycisphaerae bacterium genomic window:
- a CDS encoding tetratricopeptide repeat protein: MCQQGKDEKAIFLAALEKRTPPERSAFLEAACAGDPALLERVKELLATHEESRGPLDSPPRGIDAYPTTDQPITEGPGTVIGPYKLLQRIGEGGFGVVYMADQTEPVKRRVALKIIKPGMDTRQVIARFEAERQALAMMDHLNIAKVLDAGTTDSSRPYFVMDLVKGVPITQYCDEHHLAPRERLELFVPVCQAIQHAHQKGVIHRDIKPTNILVAEYDDRAVPKIIDFGVAKATEQRLTEKTMFTQFGQVVGTVDYMSPEQAKLNQFDIDTRSDIYSLGVVLYELLTGETPFDRQRLRSAAFDELLRILREEEPPRPSLRLSASHSLPSIAANRHTEPNKLSKLVRGELDWIVMKAMEKDRARRYETANGLASDIKRYLNDEPVVASPPSVGYRFRKFARRNRRLVTTAAVIGSILLLATLVSTWQAVRATRARHEAGLAQHAAEQERSTARQRADEAMAARAEAERAAAEAKTARELAEKREKETQQVSDFQASMLVGIDVKAMGRGIRERFREQVRAALERQYVGEFPDRRKRTPEEVEAELAAFDQRAEAAQTVDVARRVMHEFVLSRAAAALKTKFADQPLVRARLHSAIGITYYNLGILDEAEPQQRGALEIWQHELGEENWQVAQGLHDLGLVLLRKGDDAHAEPLLRESLALSLRTHGHETDYVAHLLGLLGRCRSGKGDVVEAERLHREAVAISRKLHDDGHPYVAEAINGLAQVLKERGDYAAAEALYNEALAAVRKAYGYDHRSVAAVLENLGTLSVKRGDYARAEQLLRESLALNRKLHGDEHPDVARLLGNLGQMLGYKGDYAAAEPLLREALALNRKLLGDEHPDVAQSLDKLAQVLSLKFQYSAAEAVYREALSIAREQPDAEQRAEILCHLVLCLRDAGRGAEALPLARDSVAIYQQLPRDDHGEYACAMEGLAKILRDLGQYEEAVSLLHQALNIRRKHYPHRDPITAWALCSIAEDLRAMGDLEESEKAARQAIDIFRTYSQPTSIQRGWHARAVELVRQALIDAGNPDQAILVQREFVEDCRRLRPADDQTLAAALAMLGRMLIEQDQYAQAEPPLRECLAVGEKALSPDSPSYWLLPDARSLLGGALTGRGATLIESDVPAAESLFAEAEPLLIESADWLTRNADPIPQPYRDSEPRRAMERLVELYEVWSTVAPDTGKAEQAAKWRTKSEKRDPALPQLFGARKLVALGRKSSWAPDGMRLVFARTNQGGLQILNLQSGTISDLAAEGKDPAWSPDGRYVAYVSGPHGRKRPDEEVWLVEPDARDVPPRRVAAGGFPCWSGDEGTLFVRSRVDAKLLAIRVDDPAGKPAVDFEPVIGFLPAVSPDGRRIAFAHQGLLQVLDRDSGATLGTWPLPHPGGNGVASWSPDGQQLAVGGFTPEVGLWVLDLERGGALRVADGAYGRPAWSKDGAKLSFDFLGRGDEKAEIWMIETQGLRTDGRAVAADTQSQGATESGLSQFHRKSKLAFDGFDGKLSLPWEIRNHDPSHVSLEKKPGMLTVTTQHGEFERNRDDYKNLFFIECPAKEGEDFEVTTCLAGFKPAGPLQQVKLVCFDDEDNWVRCGYYMSAVAGQAVFHQQAETGGVVRATMVNAEKAYERLWLRVTKRGNVYLTAYSADGEAYRAVTAMAWGDGSPEHIGLIALSGFGSRLPHPAPEVDASFDFFEVWSGTWRPQAEQAAKWRTELEKLPGP; this comes from the coding sequence GGCGTCGTCTACATGGCCGACCAGACCGAGCCGGTCAAGCGGCGGGTGGCCTTGAAGATCATCAAGCCGGGCATGGACACCCGGCAGGTCATCGCCCGATTCGAGGCCGAGCGCCAGGCCCTGGCGATGATGGACCATCTGAACATCGCCAAGGTGCTGGACGCGGGGACGACCGACTCGAGCCGGCCTTACTTCGTGATGGATCTGGTCAAAGGCGTGCCGATCACCCAGTACTGTGACGAGCATCACCTCGCGCCCCGGGAGCGTCTGGAGCTGTTCGTGCCGGTTTGCCAGGCGATCCAGCACGCCCACCAGAAGGGGGTCATCCACCGCGACATCAAGCCCACCAACATCCTGGTGGCCGAGTACGACGACCGGGCGGTGCCCAAGATCATCGACTTCGGCGTGGCCAAGGCGACCGAGCAGCGGCTGACCGAGAAGACGATGTTCACGCAGTTCGGCCAAGTGGTCGGCACGGTCGACTACATGAGCCCGGAGCAGGCCAAGCTGAACCAGTTCGACATCGACACCCGCAGCGACATCTACTCACTCGGGGTGGTGCTCTACGAGCTATTAACCGGCGAGACGCCGTTCGACCGCCAGCGGCTCCGCTCTGCCGCGTTTGACGAGCTGTTGAGGATCCTCCGCGAGGAGGAGCCGCCGAGACCCAGCCTGCGGTTGAGCGCCAGCCACTCGCTGCCGTCGATTGCCGCCAACCGGCATACCGAGCCCAATAAGCTGAGCAAGCTGGTCCGCGGCGAGTTGGACTGGATCGTGATGAAGGCCATGGAGAAGGATCGAGCCCGAAGGTACGAGACGGCGAATGGACTTGCCAGTGATATCAAGCGGTATTTGAACGACGAGCCTGTGGTGGCCTCTCCGCCGTCGGTAGGTTACCGGTTTCGCAAGTTCGCGCGGCGGAATCGGCGGCTGGTCACGACCGCGGCGGTGATTGGCTCGATTCTCTTGCTGGCGACCCTGGTGAGCACCTGGCAAGCCGTTCGGGCAACACGAGCTCGGCATGAGGCCGGGTTGGCCCAACACGCGGCTGAACAGGAACGATCAACGGCACGACAGCGCGCCGACGAAGCGATGGCCGCCCGAGCGGAAGCCGAGCGCGCGGCAGCCGAGGCGAAGACGGCGCGCGAGCTGGCCGAGAAGCGGGAGAAAGAGACGCAGCAGGTTTCGGATTTCCAGGCGTCGATGCTCGTCGGGATCGATGTCAAGGCCATGGGCCGCGGTATCAGGGAGCGTTTCCGCGAGCAGGTGCGGGCGGCGCTCGAGCGGCAGTACGTGGGCGAGTTCCCCGACCGCCGCAAGCGCACGCCGGAAGAGGTCGAGGCCGAGTTGGCGGCGTTCGACCAGCGCGCCGAGGCGGCCCAGACGGTGGACGTGGCCCGCCGGGTCATGCACGAGTTTGTGCTGTCCCGCGCCGCGGCCGCACTGAAGACGAAGTTCGCCGATCAGCCACTGGTGCGGGCGCGGCTCCATTCCGCCATTGGAATCACTTACTATAATCTGGGCATATTGGACGAGGCCGAGCCGCAACAGCGCGGGGCACTGGAGATCTGGCAGCATGAGTTGGGCGAGGAAAACTGGCAGGTCGCGCAGGGTCTGCACGATTTGGGGCTGGTGCTGCTCAGAAAAGGCGACGACGCCCACGCCGAACCGCTCCTCCGCGAGTCGCTTGCGCTAAGCCTGAGGACACACGGCCATGAGACTGATTATGTGGCGCACCTGCTCGGGTTGCTGGGCAGATGCCGGTCGGGCAAGGGCGACGTTGTCGAGGCGGAGCGGCTGCACCGCGAGGCGGTTGCGATAAGCCGCAAGCTCCACGACGATGGGCATCCGTACGTTGCAGAAGCGATCAACGGCCTCGCTCAGGTCTTGAAGGAACGGGGAGACTATGCCGCGGCGGAGGCGTTGTACAACGAGGCACTGGCCGCGGTCCGCAAGGCCTACGGCTACGATCATCGCTCGGTCGCGGCTGTGCTGGAAAACCTGGGGACCCTCTCCGTGAAACGAGGCGACTACGCCCGCGCCGAGCAGTTGCTTCGCGAGTCCCTGGCATTGAACCGCAAGCTGCATGGTGATGAGCATCCAGACGTCGCGCGCCTCCTGGGAAATCTGGGGCAGATGCTCGGATACAAGGGCGACTACGCCGCGGCCGAGCCGCTGCTTCGCGAGGCGCTGGCATTGAACCGCAAGCTGCTGGGTGATGAGCATCCGGACGTGGCGCAGAGCCTGGATAAGCTGGCGCAGGTGCTGTCCCTGAAATTCCAGTACAGCGCTGCCGAGGCGGTGTATCGCGAGGCGCTGTCCATTGCCCGCGAACAACCCGATGCCGAGCAACGTGCCGAGATCCTGTGTCACCTGGTCCTCTGCCTTCGCGACGCAGGAAGGGGTGCAGAGGCTTTGCCGCTCGCGCGAGATTCGGTCGCCATCTACCAGCAGCTTCCAAGAGACGACCATGGGGAGTACGCCTGCGCCATGGAGGGGCTCGCTAAGATTCTTCGAGATCTCGGCCAATATGAAGAAGCTGTATCGCTCCTGCACCAGGCTTTGAACATACGGCGTAAGCACTACCCCCACCGTGATCCCATAACGGCGTGGGCGTTGTGCAGCATCGCGGAAGACCTGCGTGCGATGGGCGATCTCGAGGAATCCGAGAAGGCAGCCCGGCAAGCCATCGACATCTTCCGGACCTACTCGCAGCCAACATCAATACAGCGTGGCTGGCACGCGCGCGCGGTGGAATTGGTGCGCCAGGCCCTTATCGACGCCGGCAATCCGGACCAGGCGATTCTCGTCCAGCGCGAATTCGTGGAGGACTGTCGCCGGCTGCGGCCAGCGGATGACCAGACCCTTGCTGCGGCCCTCGCAATGCTCGGGAGGATGCTGATCGAACAAGACCAGTATGCGCAGGCCGAACCGCCTCTGCGCGAGTGTCTCGCAGTTGGCGAAAAGGCACTGAGCCCTGATTCCCCAAGTTACTGGTTGCTGCCGGACGCGCGGAGCCTGCTCGGCGGCGCGCTGACGGGACGGGGCGCGACGCTGATCGAATCCGACGTGCCCGCGGCGGAGTCGTTGTTCGCCGAGGCCGAGCCGCTGCTCATCGAGTCGGCCGACTGGCTGACCCGGAACGCCGATCCTATCCCTCAGCCATATCGCGACTCGGAGCCTCGTCGCGCGATGGAACGCCTCGTGGAGCTGTACGAAGTGTGGAGCACGGTCGCGCCCGACACCGGCAAGGCCGAGCAGGCCGCCAAGTGGCGAACTAAGTCGGAAAAGAGAGACCCGGCCCTTCCGCAACTGTTCGGTGCACGAAAACTCGTTGCTTTGGGCCGCAAGTCAAGCTGGGCGCCGGATGGGATGCGCCTGGTCTTCGCAAGAACAAACCAAGGCGGTCTGCAGATTCTGAATCTGCAGAGCGGGACGATCAGTGATCTCGCCGCAGAAGGCAAAGACCCAGCATGGTCTCCGGACGGTCGCTATGTCGCCTACGTGTCCGGGCCGCACGGCAGGAAAAGGCCCGATGAGGAAGTATGGCTTGTCGAGCCCGATGCACGCGATGTGCCCCCACGAAGGGTGGCGGCCGGTGGCTTTCCGTGCTGGTCTGGCGATGAGGGGACGCTGTTCGTCAGATCACGAGTGGATGCCAAGCTTCTGGCCATCCGTGTGGACGATCCGGCCGGGAAGCCAGCGGTCGATTTCGAACCCGTCATAGGGTTCTTGCCCGCTGTGTCTCCCGACGGGAGAAGAATCGCATTCGCCCACCAGGGCCTGCTGCAGGTTCTCGACCGGGATTCCGGTGCGACGTTGGGTACATGGCCGCTTCCACATCCTGGGGGGAATGGCGTCGCTAGCTGGTCTCCGGACGGTCAGCAACTCGCGGTAGGTGGATTCACGCCTGAAGTTGGGCTGTGGGTCTTGGATCTTGAGCGCGGCGGCGCGTTGCGCGTGGCAGATGGTGCCTATGGAAGGCCTGCATGGTCGAAGGATGGAGCCAAGCTTTCCTTCGACTTCCTCGGCCGAGGCGACGAGAAGGCAGAGATCTGGATGATCGAGACCCAAGGCCTGCGCACGGACGGGCGGGCGGTCGCGGCAGACACCCAAAGCCAGGGCGCTACGGAGTCGGGCCTTTCGCAATTCCATCGCAAGAGCAAACTGGCCTTCGATGGCTTTGATGGCAAGCTGAGCCTACCGTGGGAGATTCGGAATCACGACCCGTCCCATGTTTCGCTCGAGAAGAAACCCGGCATGTTGACCGTTACGACTCAGCACGGAGAGTTTGAGCGGAACAGAGACGACTACAAGAATCTGTTTTTCATCGAGTGCCCCGCCAAAGAGGGCGAGGACTTCGAGGTCACCACGTGTCTCGCCGGCTTCAAACCAGCCGGCCCCCTGCAGCAGGTGAAACTGGTCTGCTTCGACGACGAGGACAACTGGGTCCGGTGCGGGTACTACATGAGTGCCGTGGCTGGCCAGGCGGTGTTCCACCAGCAGGCTGAAACGGGGGGTGTGGTCCGGGCCACGATGGTCAACGCCGAGAAGGCGTACGAACGGTTGTGGCTTCGGGTGACGAAGCGCGGCAATGTCTATCTTACTGCGTACAGCGCGGACGGCGAAGCCTATCGCGCTGTGACGGCCATGGCATGGGGCGATGGGTCGCCGGAGCACATCGGCTTGATCGCCTTGAGCGGCTTTGGGTCCCGTCTGCCTCACCCAGCCCCCGAAGTTGACGCGTCCTTCGACTTTTTCGAGGTCTGGTCCGGCACA